A genomic segment from Toxotes jaculatrix isolate fToxJac2 chromosome 6, fToxJac2.pri, whole genome shotgun sequence encodes:
- the LOC121183592 gene encoding cocaine- and amphetamine-regulated transcript protein-like, producing the protein MVSGRMLLLSASCWLLVVVGSCEELIEERSPEDDAIKTQEEKELIEALQEVLEKLKSKQLPSSEKKLGWLPLCDAGEQCAVRKGSRIGKLCGCPRGTVCNFSVLKCL; encoded by the exons ATGGTCAGCGGCAGGATGCTGCTCCTCAGCGCCTcctgctggctgctggttgTTGTGGGGAGCTGTGAGGAGCTGATAGAGGAGCGATCACCTGAGGATGATGCCATCAAgacacaggaggagaaggaactG ATCGAAGCGCTACAGGAAGTTCTGGAGAAGTTAAAGAGCAAACAGCTGCCGTCATCTGAGAAGAAACTCGGCTGGCTTCCTTTG tgtgatgcAGGTGAACAGTGTGCGGTGCGTAAAGGTTCGAGGATTGGGAAGCTGTGTGGTTGTCCCAGAGGAACCGTCTGTAACTTCAGCGTCCTCAAATGTCTGTAA
- the si:ch211-1a19.3 gene encoding uncharacterized protein si:ch211-1a19.3, which yields MAASSKSSQTVKNLVITLLVLWSIISLIIIVVWATSPDWKGSAQCRAELQGVTEKMEGAKVVWNKNKVALEELVEKEREVQAQQKAEILLLLGHLNATNASLEECRQENVVLTMNISVLQETIEQLRLTEANLTAELSLQEAHMDILQLNLTQALLQTNSCFSIRDAVHSQMLAAQIETKACEANQQHLQKQLQKCKAKPEAAQQTPQQDRPPISNNNKNSAPSTLAAVPVLLLLVCSSLHLIT from the exons ATGGCTGCCTCCTCCAAGTCGTCCCAGACGGTGAAGAATTTGGTGATCACCCTGCTGGTGCTTTGGTCCATCATCTCGCTCATCATCATTGTGGTGTGGGCGACGTCTCCGGACTGGAAGGGCTCAGCCCAGTGCCGCGCCGAACTGCAGGGGGTGACGGAGAAGATGGAGGGGGCCAAAGTGGTGTGGAACAAGAACAaggtggctctggaggagctggtggagaaggagagggaggtgcAGGCCCAACAGAAAGCTGagatcctgctgctgctgggacacCTTAACGCCACCAACGCCTCGCTGGAGGAGTGCCGGCAGGAAAAC GTCGTCCTGACCATGAACATCAGCGTCCTGCAGGAGACCATCGAGCAGCTCCGTCTGACGGAGGCAAACCTCACGGCTGAGCTCAGCCTGCAGGAAG CTCACATGGACATCCTGCAGCTGAACCTGACCCAGGCCCTCCTCCAGACCAACTCCTGCTTCAGTATAAGGGATGCTGTTCACAGTCAGATGCTGGCAGCTCAGATTGAGACCAAAGCCTGCGAGGCCAACCAGCAGCACCTGCAGAAGCAGCT TCAGAAGTGTAAAGCCAAGCCTGAAGCTGCTCAGCAGACGCCGCAGCAGGACCGCCCCCCCATCTCCAATAACAACAAGAACTCCGCCCCCTCGACCCTCGCTGCTGTTCCCGTGCTGTTGCTGCTCGTCTGCAGCTCTCTGCATCTGATAACCT ga
- the sid1 gene encoding secreted immunoglobulin domain 1 → MKRSAGFQNSSSSFLSQLMMESLLVCLILVSLSGFRWEHQAAALTDSTIQVRVGEDATLRCPLLDKSNASTIAVNSTITVLPVFFNLSWYKKAAGQGPQLLLSVRSTDSSDVKYGSGVGPDKVSAAADGSLLLRRSELSDSAVYYCGISQGEEPQNKPPPQTQTSGL, encoded by the exons ATGAAACGCTCTGCTGGTtttcagaacagcagcagcagtttcctCAGTCAGTTGATGATGGAGTCCCTGTTGGTCTGTCTGATCCTTGTCTCTCTCAGCG GTTTCCGGTGGGAGCACCAAGCTGCCGCCCTAACAGACTCCACCATCCAGGTGAGAGTCGGAGAGGATGCCACCCTGCggtgccccctgctggacaaGTCCAATGCCTCCACCATTGCTGTCAACTCTACCATCACTGTCCTGCCTGTCTTCTTCAATCTGAGCTGGTACAAGAAGGCTGCAGGACAGGGTCCCCAGCTGCTCCTCAGTGTGAGGTCTACAGACAGCTCTGATGTGAAATACGGCTCCGGTGTTGGTCCTGATAAAGTCTCAGCTGCAGCGGACGGATCTCTGCTGCTGCGACGCTCTGAGCTGAGCGACTCTGCGGTTTATTACTGCGGGATCAGTCAGGGAGAGGAGCCGCAGAACAAACCACcgccacagacacagacatctgGACTTTGA